The stretch of DNA TCCGGTGCAGCGCCGCAACCGCTACTCGCCGCAAATCGCGGGTGGCGAGGCCGAGATCGCCCAGGCCATCGATCTGATCGCCAAGGCCAAAGCTCCGGTGTTTTACACGGGCGGCGGCGTGATCAACTCGGGGCCCCGCGCCAGCGAGCTGCTGCGCGAGCTGCAGGCGATCACCAAGGCGCCGGTCACCTCGACGCTGATGGGTCTGGGCGCCTTCCCGGCGGATCATGAGGACTGGCTGGGCATGCTGGGCATGCACGGCACCTATGAAGCCAATTGGGCGATGAACCAGGCCGATCTGATCATTTGCGTCGGCGCGCGTTTCGATGACCGCGTGACGGGCCGTCTGGACGCTTTTGCGCCCAATTCGATCAAGATCCACATCGATATCGACCGCGCCAGCGTCAACAAGACGGTGCGTGTCGATCTGCCGATCATCGGCGATTGCGCCACGGTGCTGCAGCAGATCCTCGACGGGTGGAAGGGCCGCAAGGCTCAGGATCTCACCGCGTGGAAGGCGCGGGTGACCGAATGGCGCGCCAAGAAGTCGCTCTCCTATGCCGAGAACCCCGCTGCCATCCCGCCGCAGCGCGCCATCGAGCGTCTGTTCGAGCTGACCCGCGCGCATGATCCGATCATCAGCACCGAGGTTGGCCAGCATCAGATGTGGGCGGCGCAGCACTTCCACTTCTTCGGCCCCAACAAGTGGCTGACGAGCGGCGGTCTGGGCACGATGGGTTACGGCCTGCCCGCCATCATCGGCGCTCAGCTCGGCAACCCCGGCAAGCTGTGCATCGACATTGCCGGTGAAGCCAGCATCCAGATGAACATTCAGGAGCTGGGCACCGCCACGCAGTATCGCCTGCCGGTCAAGATCTTCATCCTCAACAATGAGTGGATGGGCATGGTCCGCCAGTGGCAGGAGCTGACCTATGAGAGCCGCTATTCGAACTCCTATTCGGACAGCCTGCCCGATTTCGTGAAGCTGGCGCAGGCCTATGGCTGGAAGGGCATCTCGATCGAGAACGAAGGCCAGCTGGACGCGGGCATTCAGGAGATGATCGACTATGACGGCCCGGTGATCGTCGATTGCCGCGTCGCCAAGGACGCCAACTGCTTCCCGATGATCCCGAGCGGCGCGGCGCATACCGATATGCTGCTGCCCGGCGATGTGGTCACCGGCACCATGGACGACAGCGCCAAGGCTCTGGTGTAAGAGAGATGAACCAGATGACGAAAATCGAGCAGGAAGCCACCGAGCGCCACGTCCTGATGCTGACGGTGGACAATGAGGCGGGCATTCTGGCCAAGATCGCCGGTCTGTTCACCGCGCGTGGCTACAACATCGACAGCCTGACGGTGTCGGAAATCACCGGCGACCATCAGATCAGCCGCATCACCATCGTGACGCATGGCCCGCCTGCCGTGATCGACCAGATCCGCGCCCAGCTTGAGCGCCTGATCCCGGTGCACAAGGTCGTCGACCTGACCGAGCAGGGCCCCTACGTCGAGCGCGAGCTGGCCCTGATCAAGGTGGTCGGCAAGGGCGAGGCGCGCGTCGAGGCGCTGCGTCTGGCCGAGGTGTTCCGCGCGCGGCCCGTCGACACCACCACCGAAAGTTTCGTGTTCGAACTGACCGGAACGCCGGAAAAGATCGACAGCTTCGTGGCCCTGATGGGTGACCTCGGGCTGGTCGAGACCGCGCGCACCGGCGTTGTCGGCATGATCCGGGGCAAGTCCAGCACCTAAGCCCCAGCAAGAGTTGATCGGTGCCCCGGTTTCGATTGGGGCACCACCAAACGTGCCGGTTCTCGCATCCAGGCACATTCAATCCTGGCCCAGCGCAACGCCAAGCGCGGGCAATGAAAGGGAAGTCCAGTGAAAGTCTATTACGACGCCGATGCCGACCTGAACCTGATCACCGGCAAGAAGATCGCGATCCTTGGTTATGGCTCGCAGGGCCATGCCCACGCCCAGAACCTGCGCGACAGCGGCGTCAAGGAAGT from Novosphingobium sp. encodes:
- the ilvB gene encoding biosynthetic-type acetolactate synthase large subunit, which gives rise to MTEERSGAQILVESLVRQDVEFVFGYPGGAVLPIYDALFGEERLRHILVRHEAGAAHAAEGYARSTGKPGVVLVTSGPGATNAVTGIADAFLDSIPLVVITGQVGTPLIGSDAFQEADTVGITRHCCKHNYLVKDPANLAAVIDEAFQIATTGRPGPVVIDIPKDVQIATAMFPEGPVQRRNRYSPQIAGGEAEIAQAIDLIAKAKAPVFYTGGGVINSGPRASELLRELQAITKAPVTSTLMGLGAFPADHEDWLGMLGMHGTYEANWAMNQADLIICVGARFDDRVTGRLDAFAPNSIKIHIDIDRASVNKTVRVDLPIIGDCATVLQQILDGWKGRKAQDLTAWKARVTEWRAKKSLSYAENPAAIPPQRAIERLFELTRAHDPIISTEVGQHQMWAAQHFHFFGPNKWLTSGGLGTMGYGLPAIIGAQLGNPGKLCIDIAGEASIQMNIQELGTATQYRLPVKIFILNNEWMGMVRQWQELTYESRYSNSYSDSLPDFVKLAQAYGWKGISIENEGQLDAGIQEMIDYDGPVIVDCRVAKDANCFPMIPSGAAHTDMLLPGDVVTGTMDDSAKALV
- the ilvN gene encoding acetolactate synthase small subunit, producing the protein MTKIEQEATERHVLMLTVDNEAGILAKIAGLFTARGYNIDSLTVSEITGDHQISRITIVTHGPPAVIDQIRAQLERLIPVHKVVDLTEQGPYVERELALIKVVGKGEARVEALRLAEVFRARPVDTTTESFVFELTGTPEKIDSFVALMGDLGLVETARTGVVGMIRGKSST